The stretch of DNA CGATATCGGCGGTGTCCTCATCCCGAATCTCACCCACCATAATAATTTCGGGGTCCTGCCGCATCAGCGATCGCAGCGCCAAGGGGTACGTGTAGCCCATGCCAACGTTTAGGGAGGATTGATTAACCCAATCGAGGTTTTGCTCCACTGGATCTTCCACGGAGGACACCGCAACAGCGTTGCCTGCTTTTTCTAGAATATGACCGATGGCAGCATAAATGGCGGTGGTCTTGCCCGAGCCGGTGGGCCCGGTGAGCAAAATGAGGCCGGTGGGTTTGGAAACGATTTCTTTGAAACGCTCCAGCGTATCATCATCGAACCCGAGTGACTCGATGTTGAACATCTTGGCGTCAGGATTAAAAATACGACAAACAATTTTCTCACCATACACCGTTGGGAAAATGGAAACGCGCAGCTGCACCCCGTGGAATTCCTCCGGCGCAGCTTTGCCATCCTGCGGAAGATCCTTTACGTGGCTTTTCATATTTGCCATCACCTTGAACCGGCCACAGATGTTTTCGTGAAAATCGCGGGGGATGCCCACCACCCATTGCAGCACACCATTTGCGCGTACACGCACCCCGGTCATATCCTCCCAAGGCTCGATGTGGATATCACTCGCGCCGCGATCGAGACCGTCCTGAATGATGAGATTAACCAGATGCGGCACATCCACTAACTCATTGGCAGCGACTTGGGCTTCTACGTATTGCTCGGTATGGCTCATAAACGACGCCCACGATACGGAACGCCTTGCGCCTCTGTCACTCCCAAACTGGCGGGATTGAATTTACGGTGGAAATGAGATGGGTGTGGATCCCGCAAGCGCTAGCGCAACTTCAGCGCCGTCAGCTTATTTTTTCCATCGCGCA from Limisphaerales bacterium encodes:
- a CDS encoding type II/IV secretion system protein, translated to MSHTEQYVEAQVAANELVDVPHLVNLIIQDGLDRGASDIHIEPWEDMTGVRVRANGVLQWVVGIPRDFHENICGRFKVMANMKSHVKDLPQDGKAAPEEFHGVQLRVSIFPTVYGEKIVCRIFNPDAKMFNIESLGFDDDTLERFKEIVSKPTGLILLTGPTGSGKTTAIYAAIGHILEKAGNAVAVSSVEDPVEQNLDWVNQSSLNVGMGYTYPLALRSLMRQDPEIIMVGEIRDEDTADIAINAGMTGHLVISTIHSGTTSGTFARLINMNIEPFLLASTIIGVLGVRLLRQNCLHCSAPYQPEAFAIEQLRQHEGSEYVNQILEHDSFYRGTGCTACGNTGFGGRSSITELLTCDADVREAVMKKKPTSEIQEIAVNAGMTTLWDGGLQMVVDRKTTLEEILQKVAADQV